AGAAGATGGTGCATACCATTAAAACTGGCTTCGAAGAGATGGGTATGTCTAATCCAAGTGCACCTCtacgaacaatttaaaaattatatgtttaacAGCTTGATTATTTGCAAAGGTAACACTAGAGTCTGCATCATTGCTAAGATTTCTTCGCTGCAAGGTTTTGAGAATTTCGATGAGATTCTGAGAGCAGCCGATGGGATACTTCTGGACAGAGCCAGCCTTGAGACCGATGCTGGAAGTGAGAAGTTATTTCTTGTCGAAAAGATTGCTATCGCAAAGTGTATCAAAGTGAGTGGTCAAATCGACTTTTAAAGTTGCTAcgataacattttcatttgccaattttgtttagatagGAAAACCAGTTATCTTAGGATTCGACGTATGCAAGGACGAATCGAATCTTGATATGAACTTGATTGCGAATGCAGTATTGAACGGAGTCGACGCAATCTTTCTCAAGACTGGAAGTTTGGATGCGAAAGAGACGACTGAATTAATCAAATCTGTGGACGTGGTGTGCAGGGAAGCTGAGAGCGCGCGATGGCAGAAGGAAATTTTCTATGAACTTGGGAACAAGGTAGCCTGGGAAAATTATACTAGTATATCTTTCGTTCCAGAAgctatattaaattatatacgtataatatattataaattatgatacattaaatatatttaatgatatATTATTCTGTAATTACAGGTGCTGATACCTGCAGATCCTGCGCAGGCGATTTCCATAGGAGCAGTGGAAACCTCTTTAAAATTGAACGCCGCCGCGATCGTCGTCACGACGACAACTGGTCGCAGCGCTGTTTTGTTGTCCATGTATCGTCCTCGATGCCCGATTCTCGCGGTCACGCGCTATGGAGTAGTTGCACGGTGGTTGCAACTTTATTATGGGGTCCATCCATTCCATTACAAAAGTAAATGCAGAGTTTTTACATTGCTCTCTATCTTCCgttatttaactttattatgGTGTCCATCCAAGGATCTGTTTCTCTCTCTGttacttctttctttctaaCAATCCTTGGATTTACGGAATCATTTAATACAGagtaatttaataacgaatGTCCGATAcgttacaatattaatattaatgcagAAGAGCCATTGTCTGACTGGAGTAAAGACATAGAGGCGCGAGTACAGAGCGGTATCGATTCCATGCGAAGGAAGAGGTACATAAAAGTTGGCGATGCGATCGTCGTAGTCAGCACGTGGCGCGAAAACACAGGCTTCACGAACACCATACGTGTAATTTATGCAACACCAGGACACTCGGAGAACGAAGTACCAGATTTAGAAGTCTGTTGGTGAAATGGTACCCTGATTCATCCAAATGAAACACCGAAGTAAACAGtaatttcctaaaaatgaATCATTCAGGATTTAAGCACCATTTGCTCGCGTTTAAATTACTTGGATTAATTATCTGGAATATTTAACTAGTCTCCACGCAAATGGCGCTTTAATATTTCTGGCCATATGTCGACGTTGATAATGCCCTTTTTTTCTAGCTATTCGAGTCGACTGATTCAAGAGTTTTTTGTTGAACAGTTATCGCGTGATACATACCACGTTAATAGATTTAATAAAGATAACGTCTAGCAGTATCGAACGCTTAGAAAGTAAAGAACGAATCAATTAGttggttaataaataataggaaGATGTGCAACAGATGTGTAGGGTGATCAAGACTCATTGGGAGTtgtgtttattcttttttatgcCAATGGTGTAGCGTTACCGCGTTTAGGCGTGTTTATCGAGACATTAAGGGACGAGATGTTCAAGTGTCCATTTGCGTTAATATTAGAATGTAATTTAATGCCCTCTCCTGTCCCCGTATCGATTTCCTAGGTAATTTGTCTTCTCTGTTCCACTTCCGAATGGAAAGTTACGATTTTCTTGTTCTAATAGCCAACACATGCCTTCggttattctttttatttacaattatgaATATCTTGTTCGTAGTTGATCAAAATATTGTACGGTGACATCAAAGATGGCAAGTTTCAGAATGAGCTCGAAGggaatatttcaagaaatgaGGACTGCTCTGCGAACAAAGCCAACTTTGGACTGGTCCTCAGCATCTGGAGGGCAGATGAGATGGAATTTTGGTCCAGCAACCCAAAATCTGGCCATTGCGGAGATGTTTTCCTGCTACTATCTCTCAGCGAATACCTCCAATGCTGAAGAGACGCATCACATCCATGCAATGGACACCTGGAAGCCTCGTTGTACCATACTCTGAGATCTGCAGAGGACTTCTACTTGAGCGTGGGAGGGTAGGAAGCGCGCTTGCGCTCGAGATCATCGCGTGGTTGGTTCTTAGGCATCTGTGTCCACATCCCTTGTAAACATGTCCACGTGTGGGTGGGtgtattacatatatataaatatgggGACACCCTCGACACTACCTCACTTTGCGTCGTTACTCGCACGGTGCAAGATCACAGTTCCCAAGATTGGGATCCCTCGAGCAACCAAGCTTATTGGAACGTTCTTGATTCCATCGTCTGTGATAGAGTAAGTTTTTTCATTTACCACCCTTTCTGTCAGAAGCCTTCTgtctttcatttattcattttaatacttGGCGCTCTTTAGTCAATTAATCCTCTTTAGTTAATTAGAATAACATGTcgatagatattaataaataaatttttgtaatatccTCTTCGTTCAAACTAAACTTGTAATTCAACATTCCGGTTGGAGATAAACACCAATCACAAACAAATTTCGTGTTCGTTTCAGATTAAGatccaaataattattttaaatatatttataaagtggTAAACAAAGAATGAACCTTGAAGAAGATTAAGAATGATAGCGTGGTCATGTCGCAATGTAATTACGCAAATTGAATTCCTTTATCCTGGCTAAACAGTTTAATTGGCTTGCCGGGTAATTAAACCCTTTGTAAGCTCTCGTTACGATTTAATGTCTCTGCGTTTATGAATACCTTTGTTAAATATCTAACGTGGTAATTGCATTCCATAAAAGTGAACAATGTGAACATTTCTCAGCCGGCTAGAGTTGTTAAGCGCCTTTTGTTTTATGTGTACAATGGAAACACACGAGCTGGATGAATTCACTTTGATTGTTGTTGCAGTGGATACGATTCGCATCGCTTTGATTAGCATCAAAGTAATTATAGAATGAGAAGAAgggaaattttgaaattaattgagtGTATCTAGATTTGTATTTGCATGTGTTTGATTGGAaggcaattaaaattaattctatgagTAAACTCGATATTGAATTTAGAAGATTAGTCTGTT
This region of Hylaeus volcanicus isolate JK05 chromosome 9, UHH_iyHylVolc1.0_haploid, whole genome shotgun sequence genomic DNA includes:
- the LOC128881960 gene encoding pyruvate kinase PKM-like, which produces MICSRELAPIAKRTNGHRLPWVQLEDYALTDNQIQAAHQNTLLEHNTRLDVASRPNLARLTRIMVTLGIANSHPDAVVNMMTTGANMVRLNMSHQKEKWHAITTQSIRDAGNKMYELTSEIYPLGIAMNLQGPEIRTGIFRGDKNSIGYAELKEGHAVKLVTDDTLKRAGCRSCFWVSYPELPRICRPGDRILIDRGSVELRVACVREASVVCKVVKGGMVRDGKLVQLLDSVVELPQVSKKDQEHIQLASFLECDFVIINHTRSEKMVHTIKTGFEEMGNTRVCIIAKISSLQGFENFDEILRAADGILLDRASLETDAGSEKLFLVEKIAIAKCIKIGKPVILGFDVCKDESNLDMNLIANAVLNGVDAIFLKTGSLDAKETTELIKSVDVVCREAESARWQKEIFYELGNKVLIPADPAQAISIGAVETSLKLNAAAIVVTTTTGRSAVLLSMYRPRCPILAVTRYGVVARWLQLYYGVHPFHYKKEPLSDWSKDIEARVQSGIDSMRRKRYIKVGDAIVVVSTWRENTGFTNTIRVIYATPGHSENEVPDLEVCW